A part of Bacillus thuringiensis genomic DNA contains:
- the uvsE gene encoding UV DNA damage repair endonuclease UvsE, whose protein sequence is MIMRFGYVSHAMALWDCSPAKTMTFTSFEKLSKQEREDKLYDITRQNLEHTIRILHYNIAHEIPLYRLSSSIVPLATHPEVKFDYIGAFTPLWRKIGALITEHNLRVSFHPNQFTLFTSDKPHITANAITDMTYHYKVLDAIGIADTSYINIHVGGAYGNKEKAIGRFHENIKKLPAHIKKQMTLENDDKTYTTAETLSICQKEKIPFVFDYHHHMANLCVEPLELLLPAIFETWSHTNVPPKVHISSPKSKKEFRAHAEYIDLEFIKPFLHIAKKNNHNFDIMIESKQKDLAMLQLIHELSSIRGIKRINSSTLQW, encoded by the coding sequence ATGATTATGCGGTTCGGATATGTCTCACATGCAATGGCACTTTGGGACTGTTCTCCTGCCAAAACGATGACATTTACAAGCTTTGAAAAGCTCAGTAAACAAGAACGTGAAGATAAATTGTACGATATTACAAGGCAGAATCTTGAGCATACAATACGTATTCTTCATTACAACATAGCGCATGAAATTCCGTTATATCGCTTATCTTCTTCCATTGTCCCGCTTGCAACACATCCCGAAGTCAAGTTTGATTATATCGGGGCATTTACACCGCTTTGGCGTAAAATCGGGGCATTAATTACAGAACACAATTTACGAGTAAGTTTTCATCCCAATCAATTTACGCTATTTACAAGCGACAAGCCACATATTACAGCTAACGCTATTACAGATATGACTTATCATTATAAAGTATTAGATGCAATAGGAATTGCAGATACTTCTTATATTAACATCCATGTAGGTGGTGCCTATGGAAATAAAGAAAAAGCGATTGGGCGTTTCCATGAAAACATAAAAAAACTTCCTGCACATATAAAAAAGCAAATGACACTTGAAAACGATGATAAAACATATACGACTGCTGAAACTTTATCTATTTGCCAAAAAGAAAAGATTCCATTCGTATTTGATTATCATCATCACATGGCAAACCTTTGCGTGGAACCGCTAGAATTGTTACTTCCTGCAATTTTTGAAACTTGGTCACATACAAATGTCCCTCCTAAAGTTCACATTTCCTCTCCTAAATCAAAAAAAGAATTTAGGGCTCACGCCGAATATATTGATTTAGAGTTTATTAAGCCTTTCTTACACATTGCAAAAAAAAACAATCATAATTTCGATATTATGATTGAAAGTAAACAGAAAGATTTAGCAATGTTGCAACTCATACATGAACTATCCTCCATAAGAGGGATAAAAAGAATAAATAGCTCAACATTACAATGGTAA
- a CDS encoding DUF4084 domain-containing protein — protein sequence MINQKKYVQFVMMYIIIFSLWIFLIPKDLNIKEIGILFLFCFATLFSCYCLYKAIKKMKRGDKLFWVLVLCTCLCGLTMEITLFLHSLSIYDQVIFSYKSLPFFIVQYILLFSGFAIKFIKHYSIRGLAQFSFDSIFIVIMNIYFTLTFILDVSSFRMLTTDQWVLIGYFIAQSLVIYAVISLYRREQYSSSRISLIIGFTIILVYGYIHLFQLNRGMETSSEVSYLIHTASILLIGLSSILYILDKPIQHETKTKYYRFDYVRFILPYFSIIITFSFIIFQPWDDKFMLIGLVLSLILLFLRQLYMWKDNRALIDTYEQLTTQLEGKVEEGASALSKSEQRYKSLFEDHPDAVFSLNMYGIFQQSNTACESLFTAYYCEVESYSLLHFIDSKDHDLLKKALQITKEGRPQTLEVRTKEKEGYYYYLHITLIPTFINKEVVGMFGIARDITTLYEKQKQVEHLAFHDALTGLPNRRKFEKDLKNILNTAQTSANDVAVMFLDLDRFKKINDRLGHDVGDLLLIEVAKRLRSCLRSKDVVARQGGDEFTILLPDMYSEKSAIFIAEQILTILNKPFFIKDEELSITPSIGIAMYPDYGTDVTELMKNADMAMYRAKANGKNRFVFFSKEMSIAQNESNFLEGELSKALQQNEFFLEYQPQVSTKTKQIIGFEALIRWKHPKLGIVSPAQFIPLAEETGFIIELGNWILRTACLEAKRWHNQGFSHLKVGVNLSVVQFNHADLIPTISKVLEETELKAEALDIEITESIAINQNQSVVAKLEQLQNLGIQISIDDFGTGYSSLAYLTKYPINTLKIAREFICGITTSPLEEAIISSIITLSKELHLEVIAEGVETEDQWKFLYEQNCDHIQGFFISKPVSSKDVWRLLHKKTTV from the coding sequence ATGATTAATCAAAAAAAATATGTACAATTTGTCATGATGTATATAATTATATTTTCCCTTTGGATATTTCTTATCCCTAAGGACTTAAATATAAAAGAAATTGGAATTCTTTTTTTATTTTGTTTCGCTACACTCTTTTCTTGCTATTGCTTATATAAAGCAATTAAGAAAATGAAGCGCGGTGACAAACTATTTTGGGTTTTAGTACTATGCACTTGCCTATGTGGATTGACAATGGAGATAACTTTGTTTCTTCATTCACTTTCTATATATGATCAAGTCATATTCTCATATAAGTCCTTGCCCTTTTTCATCGTACAATATATTTTACTCTTCTCTGGCTTTGCTATAAAGTTCATAAAACATTACTCTATTAGAGGCCTTGCTCAATTTTCATTCGATAGCATCTTTATTGTTATTATGAATATCTATTTTACCTTAACTTTTATTTTGGACGTTTCAAGCTTTCGTATGTTAACAACAGATCAATGGGTTTTAATTGGTTACTTTATTGCACAATCATTAGTAATTTACGCGGTTATTAGCCTATATAGAAGGGAACAATATTCTTCTAGTAGAATTTCATTAATTATCGGCTTTACTATCATACTTGTATACGGATATATACATCTGTTTCAATTAAACAGAGGTATGGAAACTTCTTCTGAAGTCTCTTACTTAATACATACTGCTTCAATTTTATTAATTGGTTTGTCGTCTATACTATATATTTTAGATAAACCAATACAGCATGAAACGAAAACAAAATATTATCGATTTGATTATGTGCGCTTTATATTACCTTACTTTAGTATAATCATTACTTTTTCTTTTATTATCTTTCAACCTTGGGATGATAAGTTCATGTTAATCGGTCTAGTATTATCACTCATCTTATTATTCCTACGACAACTTTATATGTGGAAGGATAATCGAGCACTAATCGATACATACGAACAGTTGACTACACAACTAGAAGGCAAAGTAGAAGAAGGTGCATCTGCGTTATCAAAGAGTGAACAACGCTACAAATCTTTATTCGAAGATCATCCTGATGCTGTTTTCTCTTTAAATATGTATGGTATTTTCCAACAATCTAATACAGCTTGTGAAAGCTTATTTACTGCCTACTATTGTGAAGTAGAAAGCTACTCCCTTTTACACTTTATTGACTCAAAAGACCATGATTTACTAAAGAAAGCTTTGCAAATAACGAAAGAAGGTAGACCACAAACTTTAGAAGTTCGTACAAAAGAAAAAGAAGGTTATTACTATTACCTTCACATTACGCTCATCCCTACTTTCATAAACAAAGAAGTTGTTGGGATGTTCGGCATAGCACGTGATATTACAACTTTATATGAAAAACAAAAACAAGTAGAACATTTAGCCTTTCATGATGCACTTACTGGGCTACCAAATCGCCGAAAGTTTGAAAAAGATTTGAAAAACATTTTAAACACAGCTCAAACTAGCGCAAATGATGTTGCCGTCATGTTCCTTGATTTAGATCGATTCAAAAAAATTAACGATAGACTTGGTCATGACGTTGGTGATTTATTATTAATTGAAGTAGCAAAAAGATTACGCAGTTGCTTGCGTTCAAAAGATGTCGTTGCTCGCCAGGGCGGAGATGAGTTTACAATTTTATTACCAGATATGTACTCAGAAAAGAGTGCAATATTTATAGCTGAACAGATTTTAACCATTTTAAACAAACCATTCTTCATTAAAGATGAGGAACTGTCTATTACACCGAGTATCGGAATTGCAATGTACCCTGATTATGGAACAGATGTAACAGAATTAATGAAAAATGCTGATATGGCTATGTATCGCGCGAAAGCAAATGGAAAAAATAGATTCGTTTTCTTCTCAAAAGAAATGAGTATTGCTCAAAATGAGAGTAACTTCTTAGAAGGAGAACTTTCAAAAGCATTACAACAAAATGAATTTTTCCTTGAATACCAGCCACAAGTAAGCACAAAAACAAAACAAATTATCGGTTTTGAAGCATTAATTCGTTGGAAACATCCAAAACTCGGCATCGTATCTCCTGCCCAATTCATTCCTCTAGCAGAGGAAACTGGATTTATTATTGAACTTGGAAATTGGATTTTACGCACCGCTTGCTTAGAGGCAAAAAGATGGCATAATCAAGGTTTTTCTCACTTAAAAGTAGGTGTGAATTTATCTGTCGTTCAATTTAACCATGCAGATTTAATCCCAACCATTTCAAAAGTATTAGAAGAAACAGAGCTAAAAGCAGAAGCATTAGACATTGAAATTACGGAAAGTATCGCAATTAATCAAAATCAATCTGTAGTTGCAAAGTTAGAACAGCTTCAAAATCTCGGTATTCAAATTTCAATCGATGACTTTGGAACTGGTTATAGTTCTTTAGCTTATTTAACAAAATATCCAATCAACACATTAAAAATTGCTCGAGAGTTTATTTGCGGCATTACAACTAGTCCTTTAGAGGAAGCAATTATCTCTTCCATAATTACACTATCAAAAGAACTACATTTAGAAGTGATTGCAGAAGGTGTAGAGACGGAAGATCAATGGAAGTTTTTATATGAACAAAACTGTGACCATATCCAAGGATTCTTTATTAGCAAACCCGTTTCTAGTAAAGACGTTTGGAGATTACTCCACAAAAAAACAACCGTCTAA
- a CDS encoding quorum-sensing peptide PapR — protein MKKLLIGSLLTLAMAWGISLGDTALEKSQVISHNDQEVQLAGDLPFEY, from the coding sequence ATGAAGAAACTACTTATTGGTAGTCTATTAACGTTAGCAATGGCATGGGGTATTTCATTAGGCGATACAGCATTAGAGAAAAGTCAAGTGATTTCTCATAATGATCAAGAGGTACAATTAGCTGGAGATCTACCTTTTGAATATTAA
- the plcR gene encoding transcriptional regulator PlcR: MHAEKLGSEIKKIRMMRGLTQKQLSDNICHQSEVSRIESGAVYPSMDILQGIAAKLQVPIIHFYEVLIYSDIERKKQFKDQVIMLCKQKRYKEIYNRVWNELKKEEYHPEFQQFLQWQYHVAAYILKKIDYEYCILELKKLLNQQLTGIDVYQNLYIENAIANIYAENSYFKKSIELFEDILKQLETLHDNEEFDVKVRYNHAKALYLDEQYEESLYQVNKAIEISCQINSMALIGQLYYQRGECLGKLEYDGAEIEDAYKKASFFFDILEMHAYKEALANKISK; the protein is encoded by the coding sequence ATGCACGCAGAAAAATTAGGAAGTGAAATTAAGAAGATTAGGATGATGAGAGGGTTAACACAAAAACAGTTATCCGATAATATATGTCATCAATCGGAAGTGAGTCGAATTGAATCGGGCGCAGTGTACCCAAGTATGGATATATTGCAAGGTATTGCGGCGAAATTACAAGTTCCCATTATTCATTTTTATGAGGTACTCATTTATTCCGATATTGAAAGAAAAAAACAGTTTAAAGATCAAGTCATTATGCTGTGTAAGCAAAAAAGATATAAGGAAATTTATAATAGAGTATGGAATGAACTGAAAAAGGAAGAATATCATCCTGAATTCCAACAATTTCTTCAATGGCAATATCATGTAGCAGCTTACATATTGAAAAAAATCGATTACGAATATTGCATTTTAGAATTAAAAAAATTGTTAAATCAACAATTAACTGGAATAGACGTATACCAAAATCTCTATATAGAAAATGCAATTGCAAATATTTATGCTGAAAATAGCTATTTTAAGAAGAGTATTGAGTTATTTGAAGATATACTAAAGCAATTAGAGACATTACATGATAATGAAGAATTTGACGTGAAGGTAAGATATAATCATGCAAAAGCATTATACTTAGATGAGCAATATGAGGAGTCGCTTTATCAAGTAAATAAAGCGATTGAAATATCATGCCAAATTAATAGTATGGCATTAATTGGACAGTTATATTATCAAAGAGGTGAATGTTTAGGGAAGTTGGAGTATGATGGGGCAGAGATTGAAGATGCATATAAAAAGGCAAGTTTCTTTTTTGACATATTAGAAATGCATGCATATAAAGAAGCACTCGCAAATAAAATCAGTAAATAA